CGGCGTGTTGGGCCGCGAGACCCGCGCTCAGGCTCGGTGCCAAGAGCGCGCCACAGACCGACGTGGCGAGGACCGGCAGCATGAACACCGGTCGAACGTGGGCGGCCAGTCCGACGACCCGTCGTTCCATGGCCGGATTACTCGGGGGACGCTCATAAGCGGTCCCGTCCGCTTACGTGGGTGTAACCAGAACCATTAATACTCCACTTTGACTGATACACGGTAACAGAACTCCAATGAAACTCAGCGAGGCATTCGACCGGACTGTCCGGTGTTATCCCGACCAGACGGCTATCGTCACAGAGGACGGACGGCAGTTCACGTACGGGACGCTCGACGAACGACGCACCCGGTTGGCGAACGCCCTTCACGAGCGCGTCGGCGACGCTCGGTGTGCGGTACTGGCACTCAACGGACTCCCGGCAATCGAGTCGATGCTCGCGGGCCTCCAGCGCGGTGTCGGGACCGTCCAGTTGTCCTACCGCGCGACGGCGGGTGAACTGGAGCAGATGTCCGAGACGGCGTCCGCGAGCGCCCTCCTCTTCGACGACGCGAACGTCGATACCGCGCTGGAACTGCTGGACCGCCGCGAGTTCGAGGCCGCGATTCACGCCGGGGACCTAGACGTCGACCACGCGGCCGTCGAGTCGTACGAGTCGGTCCTCGCCGACGCCGACGCCGAACGGTCGGCCTCGCTACCGGTCGGCGAGGAGTGTGGTGTCCTGTACACCAGTGGGACCACGAGTACGCCGAAGGCCGTGCCCTTCGACCAAGAGCAACTCTGGTACGGTGCCATTCAGGTCGTGATGGAACACGGCATCGACGAGACCGACACCGCGCTGTGTACGACACCGTGGTATCACATGGTGACCACGGACGCGTGGCTGTACCCCCACTTCGTCGCGGGCGCGACGGTGGTGTTACACTCCGCGTTCGACCCGACGGAGGCGCTGGAACTCATCGAGGCCCACGACGTCACCGGCCTCCTCGCGGTCCCGACCCAACTCAGAGCGCTCAACGGCGTCCAACGCGAGGCCGACTACGACGTGGAAGCGTTGGACTACATCCGGACCGGCGGGGCCGTCGTCACCGAGGCGCTCGTCGAGTCGACGACGAAGCACCTCTCGGACGGCGTGTACAACACCTACGGGATGACCGAGGCCGGGCCGGACCTCACGTTCGCCCATCCGAGCCTCCAAGACGAGCACCCCGGCACTATCGGGAAAGCGTCGTTCTCGTGGGAGATTCGAGTCGTCGAGACCGCGCCGCTGGACGAGGACCCGGACCCCGAGGCGACCGTCGACGCTGGCGAGCGCGGCGAGATAATCGCCCGCGGCCCCGGCATGTCGACGGGGTACATCGACAACCCCGAGGCGGAGTCGAAGACGTACTTCGACGGATGGCTCCGCACCCGCGACGTGGCGACGGTCGACGAGGACGGCTACCTCTACATCGTCGACCGGGTGGACAACATGATAGTCAGCGGCGGGGAAAACGTCTACCCCGCTGAGGTCGAGGCGGCCATCGAGCGCCACCCGGAGGTCGAGGAAGTCTGTGTCTTCGGCCTCGACGACGAGCAGTGGGGGTCGGTGGTCACCGCCGTCGTCGTCACCGACGGCGACCTCTCGGCGGACGAACTGGACGACTACTGTCTGGAGACCGACTCACTGGCGGACTTTAAACGACCCAGAGAGTACGCCATCACCGGAACCCCGCTCCCGCGGACGGACACGGGGACCGTCCTCCGAAGCGACCTCGTGGCCGAACACTTCCCCGACCGGTAGTTCAGAACAACAGGGAGAAGATGGCTATCTGAACCGGGACGAGTAAGAGGAGCGTGGCGAGCGAGCAGATGCTCGCCATCTTCGTCAGTTCCACGGAGTCGACGACGTCCAGTCCGAGGATAGCCACCAGGACGGCCGATTGATACGGGAAAAAGTAGGCGTTGAGCGCGACGGCCTCCGTCATCGCAACGGGTACCAGCGGGATACCGGCGCTGGCGGCGAAGGAGACCAGTACCGGCGTGAGAACGCTGGCGACGGCCAACCCCTCCATCACGAGAGTCAGCGCGAGCGCCGCCACGACCACGACGGCGAGGACCAGCGGCAGCGACGGGTCGGCCGGGAGCGTCGAGAGGAGGCGGTTCGCGGCGAGGTCGGTGAAGGCTGTCTGTCGAAGCCCCTCAGCGATGGCGAAGATGGCACCGAGGAAGAACAGGATGGAGAAGTCGGCGTCACCGACGGCGTCGGCCCCGACCACGCCGACCCGTGGTGCGAACGCCAACAGGGTCACCACCACCGCGCCGAACAGCGGGTGGAGTCCGTGGACGAAGTCCGTCGCCCAGATGGCGACACCGAGGAGGAGGAACAGTAGCATCCGCCGCTCTCGTGCGGTCGTCGTAACGCCCTCGCCCCGGTCCGGCGCAGTCACGGCGTCCCGGTCGCGCGGGCGGTACAGGACGTACGTGATGGCGACGATGAGCGCCACGCGGCCGACACCCATCACGGGACCGAGCCACAGCGTCCACTCGGTCCACGTGATGGCCGGACCGCCGCTCGACTCGACGAGGCCCGCGACGATGATGTTGGCGAGCGACCCCGTGAGTACTCCAGAAGACCCGTAAAACGTCGCGAACAGGGGGCCGAGGAAGATGCCGATCTTCGCTCGCCGTTCGTCGAACAGGCCACCTAACGACTGGAGGATTGGTGCGAGGATGAGCACGCGAACCAGCGAGGACGGGACCAGCACCGCCAGCGCGAGACTGCCGAACGACAGCACCACCAGCAGGTACCGGTAGGCCTCGGTGGCGTCGGTCGCCACGGCCGCGGGCATTCGGTGTAGCGCCAGTCGCTCGACGAGACTCGCTAGCCCGCTCTGACGGGTCGCCTCGCCGATGAGGATGCCCACGACGACCAGCCACGTGGCTGGCGATTGGAACCCGGTCAGCGCGAGGTCCGTCGAGAACGTCACTCCGATGAGCGCCACGCCGACCAACGCGGTGAACCACGGTTCGACCGGCGTCCCGACCCACAGCGCGACACAGAACAGCGTGATGGCGAGCATCCGGGCCGCACCGACCGTGAGGGGTGCGAACCGGAGGACCGCACCCGCCGCGAGCAGGCCGGCCGGAACGGAGAGCCACGCCGGGTCGACGCTGCGGAGGGGAGTAACGGGACTCGCAGTTTCGTCCGACATTCTGGGTACCGTGTGCCACACGAGGGACCACTATCAGCGTATCGGTGCCGAAAGAGGCTTGCGGGTGCCGACCCACACATCGAGTGATATGCCTACAGAGATTGTGCCGGACGTGTACGACATCACCGTCGGGACCGGTCGGGACGCCCGCTGGCGCGTCTACCTGTTCGACGGCGAGATACCGACGCTCGTGGATACTGGTTTCGAAGACACGGTCGAGACAGTCGCCGACGCCGTAGACGACCTCGGCATCGTGCCCGAACGCGTCGTCGTCACGCACGGGGACCCCGACCACATCGGCGGCCTCGCCGGGTTGGTCGACCGCTACGACCTCGAAACGTGGGTCCCCACAGGCGTCGAGACCGACGTGGCCGTCGACCACAGATACGGCGACGGCGACCGAATCGGCCAATTCGTCGCGGTCCACGTCCCCGGACACACCGCCGAACACCACGTGCTGGTCGACGAGGAGCGCGGTATCGCGGTACTCGGGGACGCGCTGTTCGGGTCGGACGCTCGCGGCCTCCCGGCCGGGTATTTCGTCCTCCCGACGGCCTTTTTCTCGGCGGACGTGGCCGCCGCCGACGAGAACCTCGAACGCCTGTTGGACTACGAGTTCGACGTGGGACTGGTGTACCACGGGTCCAGCGTCACGGAGAACGCGAGCGAGAAGATAGCGTCGTTCGTCGACTTCGCCGGAAAGCCGTCGTGAGCGGTGGGTCCGTTCAGTCCCCGGATACCGCGCTCGACAGGTCCTCGTTCGCGTGTTCGCCGAGGTACGCCTCGATGACCTCGTCGTCGTTCTGAATCTGGTCGGGCGTCCCCTCCGCGATGAGACGGCCGTTGTTCAGGACCATGACTCGCTCGCTGACGGTCATCAGCGCGCGCATCACGTGGTCGATGAGGAAGACGGTCTTGCCCTCGTCTTTGATGTCGCCGATGAGGTCGACGATGTCCTCGGTCTCCTCGGGGTCGAGGCCGCCCGCCACCTCGTCGAACAGGACGAGGTCCGGGTCAGTCGCCAACACACGAGCGATTTCCAGTCGCTTCAGTTGCCCGACGCTCAGTTCGCCCGGTTCACTGTACTGGAGGTCCGCGAGGTCGACGAACTCCAACATCTCTCGGGCACGCCCGCGAACGTCGTCGAACTCCCGGCCGCCGAACTCCGCCCCGACGGCGACGTTCTCCAGCAGGGTCATGCTCTCGAACGGCCGGACGATTTGGTGGGTCTTCGCGAGGCCGCGGTGACAAATCTCGTGAGGGGATTTGCCGGTTATCTCGTCGCCGTCGAAGAACACGCGTCCCTCGGTCGGTTCGTGGACGCCGGTGATGGTTCGGAACAGCGTGGACTTCCCGGCACCATTCGGGCCGATGAGGCCCACCGCCTCGCCGCGTTCGACGGAGAAGGATACGTCGTCGATGGCGACGACGCCGCCGAACTTCTTGGTCAAGTTCTGCCCTTCCAGTAGCGTCATTAGCAACTGATTCCCTATCCATTCAGATAAACCTACCCCTGTCACTTCGTCACGAGGGAAAACGCTTTGAGCCAGTTGGCTCAACTAACGGCCGTGACTCTCAGACAGATGTTCGAACCGTCGGCCGTGGCCGTCGTCGGCGCCTCGAAGACGGAGGGAAAAATCGGCTACGAGGCGATGGCGAACGCGAGCGAGTTCGACGGTGCAGTCTATCCCGTCAACCCGTCCAGCGACGGGGAGTTATTCGGCGCGTCGTTCGTCGACTCGGTGACCGATATCGACGACGACGTTGACCTCGCGCTCTGTTGCGTTCCGGGGCCGGCGACGCCGGACGTACTCGAAGAGTGCGGCGAGGCCGGCATCGGCGCGGCCGTCATCTACGCCGGTGGCTTCGCCGAGGCAGGACCGGAGGGCGAGGAGTTACAGGCGGCGGTCGTCGAGACGGCCGACGAGTACGGCATCTCCCTGCTCGGCCCGAACACGAGCGGGTTCGTCGTCCCCGCGACCGACCTCCTGTGTTCGTTCGCCAGCGGCGCTGAGAAGGTCCCTCCCGGGAACACCGCCGTCATCGCCCAGAGCGGAGGCGTCGCACACGTACTGGCGTTCCAGTCCCGTCGACAGGGGCGCGGCGTCTCGGCGATGGTGGGCCTCGGCAACCGCGCGAACGTCGGATTCACCGAGACAATCGAGTATTTCGACGCCGACGACCGGACCGACGCAATCGTCCTCCACGTCGAAGGAACCGACGACGGCCGTGGTCTCCTCGAAGCGTGCCGCGCCAGCGACACGCCGGTCGTCGCCTACAAGGTGGGCCAGTCGGACGTGGGCGAGTTCGCCGAGTCACACACCGGGGCCCTCACCGGTGACCACGAACTGTACACGGCCGGATTCGCCCAGTACGGTGTGCCGACGGTGGACGCGACGGACGACCTCCTCGATGCCGCCGCGGCGCTCGGCGACTCACCGGAACCGGACGGCCCGAACGTCGGCGTCGTTACCGCTCAGGCCGGGCCGGGCATCATCATCACCGACCGTATCCAGCGCGCCGGTGGCCGACTCCCCGAGTTGACCCGGGAGACGCGGGACCGAATCGACGACGTCCTGCCGGGCCTCACCTACACCGGCAATCCGGTGGACACGGGTCGGCCGATGCCGGAGTTCGGTGACGTGGTCACCGCCGTCGCCGAGGACGACACCGTCGACATCGTTCTCGTCTACGAACTGTTCGAGCAGGCGCTGGGGTTCCCCGTCGAGGCGCTCGACGGACTCGCCGAGCGCGTGGACAAACCGGTGCTGTTCGCCACCGACGGTATCGAAGAGGACATGGCCGAGGACGTGGCGGCGTTGTCGGACGTAGGCGTCCCCCTGTTCGAGACGCCGGAGCGGGCCGCCGACGCCGCGGCCGTCCTCGCTCGCTACGCCGAGATGCACACTCTCGCGGGGGCCGGGGAGG
This window of the Haloarcula marina genome carries:
- a CDS encoding class I adenylate-forming enzyme family protein, encoding MKLSEAFDRTVRCYPDQTAIVTEDGRQFTYGTLDERRTRLANALHERVGDARCAVLALNGLPAIESMLAGLQRGVGTVQLSYRATAGELEQMSETASASALLFDDANVDTALELLDRREFEAAIHAGDLDVDHAAVESYESVLADADAERSASLPVGEECGVLYTSGTTSTPKAVPFDQEQLWYGAIQVVMEHGIDETDTALCTTPWYHMVTTDAWLYPHFVAGATVVLHSAFDPTEALELIEAHDVTGLLAVPTQLRALNGVQREADYDVEALDYIRTGGAVVTEALVESTTKHLSDGVYNTYGMTEAGPDLTFAHPSLQDEHPGTIGKASFSWEIRVVETAPLDEDPDPEATVDAGERGEIIARGPGMSTGYIDNPEAESKTYFDGWLRTRDVATVDEDGYLYIVDRVDNMIVSGGENVYPAEVEAAIERHPEVEEVCVFGLDDEQWGSVVTAVVVTDGDLSADELDDYCLETDSLADFKRPREYAITGTPLPRTDTGTVLRSDLVAEHFPDR
- a CDS encoding SLC13 family permease — encoded protein: MSDETASPVTPLRSVDPAWLSVPAGLLAAGAVLRFAPLTVGAARMLAITLFCVALWVGTPVEPWFTALVGVALIGVTFSTDLALTGFQSPATWLVVVGILIGEATRQSGLASLVERLALHRMPAAVATDATEAYRYLLVVLSFGSLALAVLVPSSLVRVLILAPILQSLGGLFDERRAKIGIFLGPLFATFYGSSGVLTGSLANIIVAGLVESSGGPAITWTEWTLWLGPVMGVGRVALIVAITYVLYRPRDRDAVTAPDRGEGVTTTARERRMLLFLLLGVAIWATDFVHGLHPLFGAVVVTLLAFAPRVGVVGADAVGDADFSILFFLGAIFAIAEGLRQTAFTDLAANRLLSTLPADPSLPLVLAVVVVAALALTLVMEGLAVASVLTPVLVSFAASAGIPLVPVAMTEAVALNAYFFPYQSAVLVAILGLDVVDSVELTKMASICSLATLLLLVPVQIAIFSLLF
- a CDS encoding MBL fold metallo-hydrolase, which codes for MPTEIVPDVYDITVGTGRDARWRVYLFDGEIPTLVDTGFEDTVETVADAVDDLGIVPERVVVTHGDPDHIGGLAGLVDRYDLETWVPTGVETDVAVDHRYGDGDRIGQFVAVHVPGHTAEHHVLVDEERGIAVLGDALFGSDARGLPAGYFVLPTAFFSADVAAADENLERLLDYEFDVGLVYHGSSVTENASEKIASFVDFAGKPS
- a CDS encoding ABC transporter ATP-binding protein; protein product: MTLLEGQNLTKKFGGVVAIDDVSFSVERGEAVGLIGPNGAGKSTLFRTITGVHEPTEGRVFFDGDEITGKSPHEICHRGLAKTHQIVRPFESMTLLENVAVGAEFGGREFDDVRGRAREMLEFVDLADLQYSEPGELSVGQLKRLEIARVLATDPDLVLFDEVAGGLDPEETEDIVDLIGDIKDEGKTVFLIDHVMRALMTVSERVMVLNNGRLIAEGTPDQIQNDDEVIEAYLGEHANEDLSSAVSGD
- a CDS encoding CoA-binding protein, which encodes MTLRQMFEPSAVAVVGASKTEGKIGYEAMANASEFDGAVYPVNPSSDGELFGASFVDSVTDIDDDVDLALCCVPGPATPDVLEECGEAGIGAAVIYAGGFAEAGPEGEELQAAVVETADEYGISLLGPNTSGFVVPATDLLCSFASGAEKVPPGNTAVIAQSGGVAHVLAFQSRRQGRGVSAMVGLGNRANVGFTETIEYFDADDRTDAIVLHVEGTDDGRGLLEACRASDTPVVAYKVGQSDVGEFAESHTGALTGDHELYTAGFAQYGVPTVDATDDLLDAAAALGDSPEPDGPNVGVVTAQAGPGIIITDRIQRAGGRLPELTRETRDRIDDVLPGLTYTGNPVDTGRPMPEFGDVVTAVAEDDTVDIVLVYELFEQALGFPVEALDGLAERVDKPVLFATDGIEEDMAEDVAALSDVGVPLFETPERAADAAAVLARYAEMHTLAGAGEVVADE